ATGCGTCATGGAACGTCAAGGCAGGAGAGTCGCCTGCCTCCGCACACAGGCCGCTCCCCTTCCCCTCCCATTTTCCCCTCGTCGTCTCCGCCAGCCGCGCCACGGACATCCCCGCCTTCCACGGGGAATGGTTCATGGCCCGGCTGCGGGCGGGCTTTTGCCGTCGGCGCAATCCCTTCAACAGCCGGCAGGAGAGCCTCATCTCCTTTGCCCGCACACGCGTCTTCGTCTTCTGGAGCAAGCACCCCGCGCCCTTCCTGCCGCATCTGGCGGAGATCGCGGCCACAGGGCGGCAATTCTACTTCCAGTACACCCTCAATGCCTACGAGGCCGAGGGGCTGGAGCCCGGCCTGCCCTCCTTGTGCCGTCGTCTGGAGACGTTCAAGCGGCTGGCGGACACCATCGGCCCGCAGCGGGTCATCTGGCGTTGCGATCCCCTCATCGTGGGCGGCCGTCTGAGCACGGGTTCCCTGCTGGAACGTATCGACCGGCTGGGGCGGGAGCTTTCCCCCTATACGGAAAAACTCGTCTTCAGCTTCGTGGACATGTACCGCAAGACCGCCGCTGCCCTGCGCAGGCTCGATCCGGCCTGCCGCGCGCCCACGACGGACGAGATGCGGGAGCTGGCCCGGGGCATCGCGGCCCTCAACACCGGCTGGCCGCACCGGCTGGAGCTGGCCACCTGCGCCGAAGGCATCGACCTGGGTGCCCTGGGCATCCACAAAAACAAATGTATCGACGATGCCCTCATCCGCCGCCTGTGCCCGCAGGATGCGCTGGTGCAGACGGAGCTCACGCCCCGCCGGCAGCTTTCCCTCCTGCCCGGCAGGGAGGCCGCCACCGCTCCCAGGGATGCGGGCCAGCGCACGGCCTGCGGCTGCATCCCCAGCAAGGACATCGGCGCGTACGACAGCTGCCCCCACTTCTGCGTCTATTGCTACGCCAACCGCTCGGAACAGGCGGTGCGTGCCAACCTGCAACGCTGCCGCCGGCAGCCCGATGCACGGGAATGCCTGCTGCCCTAGACGGCATGCGCCGCGGGGCCGGGGGCATCCACCTGCCGTCAACAAGTTTTATGGCATATTTATTTAGTATAAACTAAAAAATATTTTCTCCCCATCCCTTGCCGTGTTCGGAAAGAGCATTTGAAATTTTTTGCCCCCTGGCCTACACATCATCACAGACCACCAAGCAAAGGAATGCCCATGCCGACGAACCGTCCCCCTGATGCCGCAGCACGCGGCAAAGGCCGCCCGCGCGCCTTCGACCGCGATCTGGCCCTGCACCGGGCCCTGGAGGTCTTCTGGCGGCAGGGCTACGCCCCGGCCTCGGTGGCATCCCTGTGCAAGGCCATGAAGATCAATCCGCCCAGCCTGTACGCCACCTTCGGCAACAAGGCCACGCTCTTCCTGGAGGCCCTGCGCCATTACGAGCAGACCTACTGGGATGCCCCGGCCCGGCGCTTTCTGGCCGCCCCCGACATCTATGCGGCGGTCGGGGATTTTTTCCAGGAAGCCGCGCAGATCCTGCTTTCGCCGGAAACGCCCTGCGGCTGCATGGTGGTCCTGGCGGCCGTCAACATCGCGGCGGACGAAAAAGAGATCATCGAGACCGTCCGCCAGCTCCGGCTGGCCACCAAGCAGATGTTCGCCCAAAGACTCCGCCGGGCCATACAGGACAGACAGATCCCCCCGGATACCGATGTCCCGGCCCTGGCCGGTGCCCTGAACACCCTGCTCGAAGGCCTGTCCCTGCAGGCCCGGGACGGGCTCTTCCAGTCCGAGCTCAAAGCCATCGCGGCCCACGCCGTCCGCATGCTGCCCCCGCGCCTCCCGCAGGCCGGCTAGGCCGCTCCCTCCCCCTGCGCTCCCGCGCTGTCCGCCCTCCTTTGCGCTTCATGCGTTCTCCTGACGCGCCATCCGCGCGCACACGGCGTCACCAAGGTGTTGACATTTTCTTAACAATTATTACAAAAATATCCATGCGGATACGGTCAAAGACCGTCCATCCGCCTGAAGAAGAGGAAACACATGACCGGCCCTTCCCCCGCAGCCCCCTGGAGACGACACCGCCCCGGGAAGGCTGCAGGAGACACGGTCCGGCCTGTCCCGGCAGGATGCGCGCAGCACCCGGCCTCCAGCACAATCACCGTGCCGCGTATGACGGCACAGGAGGAACCATCATGAGCAAGAAGATCCTCATCCTCAACGGCAGTCCCCGCAGCAAGGGCAATACGGCCATGCTGTGCGATGCTTTCAGCGCCGGGGCCCGGAGCGCGGGCCATCAGGTGACCCGCTTCGACCTGCACAAGCTGGACATCCACGGCTGTCTGGGCTGTGTGAAGGGCGGCAAGGACCCCGCAAGCCCCTGCGTGCAGAAGGACGACATGGGGCTCATCTATCCCGTCTACCGGGAGGCCGACCTCGTCGTGCTGGCATCGCCCATGTACTACTGGGGGTTTTCCGGCCAGCTGAAAACGGCCTTCGACCGCCTTTTCGCCGTGGCCGAATGCTTCCCCGGCTATGCCAATCCGCACAAAGAGTGCGCGCTCGTCATGGCGGCCGAGGGTGACAGCGCGGACAACTGGAAGCCCGTGCTGGACTATTACCACGCGCTCCTGGGCTTCCTCGGCTGGAAGGACCGCGGGCAGGTCCTGGCCGGGGGCGTGTTCGAAGCCGGTGCCGTGGCCGGGCAGCCTGTTCTGGACCAGGCGTTCCGCTTCGGCGCCTCGCTGTAGGCCTGTCCCAGGCATGTCCCGTTTTTTCCGTGACGCCGTACCCGCTGCGGCGTCACGGCTCTTTATACGGCCCTGCGTTCCCCCGCGTGTTTGCGCCAGGCAAGATGCCCCTCCGCAAGCGTCTCCGGCCTATGGCGGAAGGCATCCTCCCCCCCTCTTGCGCAGCACGCCGATTTTCTGCATTCTGGTCACGTTTTGCCCGACCTTTCTGACTGCTGTTCAGCAGGATGCCCCCATGAAAACGATTCGCTGGAACATGAGCCCCGCAGAGATCGAGCAGGAGAGCTTCCGCCGCATCGAGGCCGAATGCGACCTGCACCATACCCTGTCCGCCCCGCACTGGCGCGTGGCACGCCGCCTTATCCACACCACGGCGGACATGCACATCGCGGATACCCTTGTCTTCCGTCATGATCCGGTGGCTGCCGGACTGGCCGCCCTGCGCCGCAAGGCCCCCATCTTCTGCGATTCCCGGATGCTGCGCTCCGGCCTGTCCCTGCCCAGGCTGCGCACGCTCCATCCGGGCTACGGCCCTGAAGACCTGCATTGCTACATCACGGATCCCGATGTGGTGGAACGGGCCCGCGCCGAAGGGCATACCCGCGCCCTGTGCAGCGCCGAAAAAGCCCGCCCCCTGCTGGACGGCGGCATCGTGCTCATCGGCAACGCGCCGCTGGCCCTGGCCCGCATCGCCCGCTATATCCTCGAAGAAGGCGTCCGCCCGGCCCTGGTGGTGGGCATGCCCGTGGGCTTCGTCAACGTGGTGGAATCCAAAGAGCTCCTGGCCTGCTGCCCTGTGCCCCAGATCGTGCTGGAAGGCCGTCGCGGCGGCAGCGCCCTGGCCGTCACCACCCTGCACGCCGTCATGGAGAGCGCCTAGACCGTCATGGGCCGCACAAAGCATTCATCCCTGCGCTGGGGCTATTCCACCGGCGCCTGCGCGGCCGCGCTGGCCGTGGCCTGCTGGCAGTCCCTGCGGACGGGCACGCCGCCGGCCGTGGTGCCCGTGCTGTTCGGCGACGGCAGGGAACGCCTCCTGCCCCTGCGTCCGCCCGCTCCGGGCCGCATGGCCGAGATGGTCAAGGACGGCGGCGACGATCCCGACTGCACGCACGGCGCGGTGCTCTTTGCCCGGCTTGCCGCCTGCGCGCCCGCCGATGCCCGGCCGGAGGACCATCGCCTTGACGTGGGGGCGGCCGTGCTCATCCTGCGCGCCGTGGAAGGTATCGGCATCTGTACCCGGCAAGGGCTGGACTGCCCGCCCGGCAAATGGGCCGTCACCGGCGGTCCCCGGCGCCTGCTGGCCGAAAACCTGGCCCGCGCGGGCCTGGCTGGCGGCTGCTGGCTGCTGGAACTGGGCGTGGAGAACGGCGCGGCACTGGCCCGCCATACCCTCAATCCCCGGCTGGGCGTGGAAGGCGGCATCTCCATCCTGGGCAGTACGGGGCTGGTGCGGCCCTACAGCCACGCCGCCTATGTGGAGACCGTGCGCCTGTGCGTCCGGGCCCGGCAGCGCAGCGGCGGCCGCGGGATGGTCTTCTGCACCGGCGGGCGCACCCAGGCGGGAGCCCGGCGCCGGCTGCCCCGCTGGCCGGAAAGCGCCTTCGTCTGCATCGGGGACTTCATCGCCGACAGTCTGGGCATCGCCGCCCGCCACCGGATGCAGGAGGTGGTCGTGGCCTGCATGGCGGGCAAGCTCTGCAAATATGCCGCGGGCTTCGCCAATACCCACGCCCACCAGGTGGAACAGGACATGGCCCTGCTGCGCCGGCAGGTACGGGCCTGCCTGCCCGGAGAGACCGCCCTGCACGAGGCCCTGCGCCACAGCGCCTCCGTGCGCGAGGCCCTGCTCTCCATCCCCGAAGCCGGGCGCCGGCCTGTGCTGCACGGGCTGGCCCGGGCGGCCCTGGAACATTTTTCCCGCCGGGCTCCCGGCGTTGCCTCCCTGCTCCTGCTGGTCTTCGATTTTGACGGTACCTTCCTGTTCGAGGAACGCCTGCTGTGCGCTCCCGGCACGATGGCGGCCCCCCTGCCGCCCCCGGACGACGGCACGGACGACAGCCCGCAGGACATGTCTCCTGACGGACAGGCCCCGGATATCGGCCTGCGCTATTTCATCGACAGGCCCTGACCGCCCGGCGGCCGGGGTCCTTACCCCTCCCTGTGAGTTTGCCCATGAACATGCCCATTGTGGAAATCGTCGGCGCCGGTCCCGGTGCGGAAGACCTCATCACCGTGCGCGGCCTGCGGGCCCTGCAGCAAGCCGATCTGGTGGTCCATGCCGGGTCGCTGGTGGCCCCGGCCCTGCTGCGCCACTGCCGCCCGGACTGCCTTTGCCGGGACAGCGCCTCCATGGATCTGGCGGAACAGGTGGCCGTCATGAGCGAGGCCGCGCTGGCGGGCAAGCGCGTGGTGCGCCTGCACACCGGCGATCCCGCCCTCTACGGCGCCATCGACGAGCAGATCCGGGCACTGGCCGAGCGGGGCATCACCGTCCGCATCACCCCCGGCGTGAGCAGCGTGTTCGCCGCGGCCGCCGCCCTGGGCTGCGAGCTGACCGGCCCGGAAACGGCCCAGAGCGTGGTCCTGACCCGTACGCCCGGCCGCACGCCCATGCCCGCGGGCGAGCAGGCCGCCGCCTTTGCCCGCACAGGGGCCACGCTGGTCTTTTTCCTCAGCACGGGCAAGGTGGCCGGTCTGATGGCGGAATTGCAGGATGCGGGCGGTCTTGCGCCGGATACGCCCGCCGCGGCCGTCTATCGTGCCTCCTGGCCTGACGAGCAGGTCGTGCGCGGCACGGTGGCCGATCTGGCCCGCAAGGTGGACGATGCGGGCTTCCGGCGGCAGGCCCTTATCCTGGTGGGCCGGGCCCTGGCCGCCCCGAAAGCCGTCTCGCGCCTGTACGACGGCGCTTTTTCCCACGGCTACCGCAACAACCTGCCCGACGAGGCCTTCCACGGCACCTGCGCCCTGTACGCCGCCAGCCCGGCGGGACTGGCCCAGGCGCGCACGCTGGCCGCCGCGCTGGCCCAGGGCGGCGCCCCCGCTCCCGTGATCTTCGCCTCATGCCCGGCCGATGACCGGCAGCCCGCCCCCCAGCCTGTGGCCGGCATGGCCGCTGCCCTGGCCGGAGCCCTGCCCCGCTTCGATGCGCACATCATCCTGGGCACGCCCCGGCAGGTCCTGCCCCTGCTGCCTGCCGCCGCCGGGGACGCTGTCGTCATCTGCTGCGCCGAGAGCGGCCGCCATGCCGTCTGCCTGCTGGACGGCCCGCATCATGCCGGGGACCGGCTGACCCGGCGTGTGGCCCGCATCACCGGCGGGCTGGCCATCACCGGCCCGGCGGAAGCGGAGCATGCAAGCGGCACGCCTGATGCGGCCTCTCCGGCAGCTGCCACGGCGCCAGCAGCCTCTTCGCCCCGGCGCGGCGAGGTGCTCGTGGTAGGCCTGGGCTCCGGCGATCCCGCCCAGCTCACGCCCGAAGTGGACGCGGCCCTGCGCCGCTGCGACACCGTGGCCGGATACAGCAGATATGTGGATTTCATCCGCGACCGCATCCGCGGCAAACGGCTCATCGAGACCGGCATGAAGGGCGAGGTGGAACGCTGCCGCGACGCCCTGGCCGCTGCCGCTGCCGGGGCCACGGTCTGCATGGTCTGCTCCGGTGACCCGGGCATCCTGGCCATGGCCGGGCTGCTGTTCGAGCTGCGCGCCCGCGAGCAGGCCTTCAGCGCCCTGCCCATCCGGGTGCTGCCCGGCATCACGGCGGCCAGCACGGCCGCCGCCGCGCTGGGGGCCCCCCTGCAGAACGGTTTTTCGCTGGTCAGCCTTTCCGACCTTCTGGTGCCCGCTGACGAGGTGCGCCGCAACCTGCGGGCCGTGGCGCAGTCGGCCCTGCCCGTGACCCTTTACAATCCTGCCGGGCGCAAGCGCCGCCGGCTGCTGGCCGAGGCCCTGGAGATCTTCCGCGAAGCGCGTGGCGGCGACATCCTCTGCGCCTTCGTGCGCCATGCCGGCCGCCCGGAAGAGACGCGCTGGATCGGCCGTCTGGCCGACCTGCCCGCCGATGACGTGGACATGTCCACGCTGGTGCTCATCGGCAGCGCACGCACGGTCACGGATCAGGGCGCACTGTTCGAGGCCCGCGGCTATGCGGAAAAATATCTGGACAAGGACGCGCCCGCGTCCGCCGCGGACGGTCGCTGATGCGGGACTTCCATGCCTTTTGTCTGGCCGCTCCCCGTTCCGGCGAGGGCAAGACCGCCGTGGCCGTGGCCCTGATGCGGGCCCTTGCCCGCCGGGGCCTTGCCGTGCAGGGCTGCAAATGCGGGCCGGATTACATCGACCCCACCTTCCATGCCCTGGCCACCGGCCGCCCGGCCTGCAATCTGGATACCTGGATGATGGGCGAGGCCGGTGTGCGCGCCCAGTGGCGGGCCGCCGTGCGGGGAGCCGATGCCGCTGTCTGCGAGGGCGTCATGGGCCTGCTGGACGGCCGCTCCCCGGACGATCTTTCCGGCAGCACGCTGGATTGCGCCCGTGTGCTGCATCTGCCCGTGCTGCTGGTGGTCAGCGTGCGGGGCATGGCCGCCTCCCTGACGGCGCTGGTGGAAGGTTTCCGCCAACAGGCGGCGCGTCATGGCGTCCGGCTGGCGGGCGTCATCGCCAACAATGCCGGCAGCCCGCGCCATGCGGATATTCTGCGTCAGGCGCTGGAAAAGGCCGGGCTGCCGCCCCTGCTGGGCGCCCTGCCCCGCCACGAGGCCTGCCGTATCCCCGAACGGCAGCTGGGCCTGCTGCCCGCCGCTGAAAGCCATTGCGATACGGCGTGGACGGACCGCCTGGCGGAACTGGCGGAAAACCATATGGATCTGGACCGCCTGCTGGCCCTGACGCGCCGGCCCCGGCCTTCAGAGGCCCCCCTGCCCGCCCCCGGGCAACGGCACCGGCGCCTGGCTGTGGCCCGGGACGAGGCCTTTTGCTTTTATTACCGCGCCAACGAGGACGCCCTGCGCGCCCGCGGCTGGGAACTGGTCCCCTTCTCGCCCCTGCGGGATACGGCCCTGCCGCCGCAGACGGATGCCCTGTATCTGGGCGGCGGCTACCCGGAGGCCTTTGCCGCCCGGCTGTCCGCCAATACGGCCATGCGCACCGCCATCAGGGATTTCGCTGCCGCTGGCGGCGAGATCTACGCCGAGTGCGGCGGCTACATGTATCTGTGTTCCGGTCTGGAGGCCGCCGCCGAAGGTCACGGTCTGGACGGCGAGCGCCGTGTCTGGCCCATGTGCGGCGTGCTGGAGGCCACGGCCCGTATGGGGCGGGGCCTGCGCTCGCTGGGCTACCGCGATGTCCGCTTCACGGGGGGCGCGCCCCTGGGCCTGCCCCTGGAGACCTGCCGGGGCCACGAGTTCCACTGGTCGCACATCGAGCCGCACCGGCCTTACGCCCCCCTCTATGACGTCACGGACCGTACGGGCACCCGCCCCGAAGGGGTGCATCACGGCAATGTGCGGGCGGGCTATGTGCATCTTTACTGGGGCGGCCTGGCCGATGCGGCCGCTGACGGGAAGACGGAGGCGGCCCCTGCCGCTCCGGCCCCCCCCAGGACCGCCGGACAGGTCATCCTGCTCAACGGCCCCTCCAGCGCGGGCAAGAGCACCCTGGCCCGCGCCCTGCAGGAAAAGCTGCTGGCCGACCACGGCCGTCACAGCATCATCCTGTCCATGGACGACCTGCTGCGGGCCTGCCCCGGCCGTCCGGGGGCCCTGCTGCAGGGGCTGGCCGCCACGGGCCTGCCCCTGACCGCCATCCTGCACGCGGCCACGGCCGAGGCCGCGCATGCCGGGGCATGGGTCATCGTGGACCATGTGCTGGGTGAGCGCCCGGACTGGATAACCGACCTGTGGCAGCGCCTGCGGGGCATCCCCGTCCTGCCCGTGCAGGTCTGCTGCGAGCTGGCCGAACTGGAGCGCCGGGAAAAAAGCCGTACCGACCGCGCGCCGGACTGGCCCCATGCCGCCCGGCAGGCGCGGGACATCCACACGCCCCTGCCCGGTGAGCTGCGTGTGGATACCAGCCGCACCAGCCCGGAACACTGCGCGGCCCGCATCCTTTCCGTCCTTGCCCTTCACGGCAAGGCCATGCCCTCACCGACCCTTGAGGAGGATCCCCATGAAGCCTGAGGCACACGGCGGCGACCGGCTGCGCATGGCCGCACTGGCCGGGCGCGCCCCTGACAGCCTGCTGGATTTCAGCGTCAACGTCCGTCCCGAAGGCGCGCCGGAATTCCTGCGTCTGGCCCTGTGCCGCGCCCTGGACCAGATCTCGGCCTATCCTTCCCCCCATGCGGAAGAGGCCACGGAGGCCGCCGCCCGCGTCTACGGCCTGCCCGCGGACTGTTTCGTATTCGGCAACGGCAGCAATGAACTCATCCACCTGCTGGCCCGTGTCCTCAAGGAGGAGGGCATCCCCTGCGCTGCCGTGATCGAACCGGCCTTCAGCGAATACGCCCTGGCCTGCGGCCTGGCCGGGCTGGAGGTACGCCATCTGGACGGCGGCGTGCGCCGTGACGGGGACAGTGACGAGGCCATGCTCCGGCGGCTGCTCTCCCTGCTGGCGGACGTCCCGGCCCGGGCTGCCGTCTGGCTGGCCAATCCGGGCAATCCTTCCGGCTCTTTTCTGCCGCCCGCTTCCTGCCGCCGTCTGCTGGAGGCCCGCCCCGACCTGCTCTGGATCATCGACGAAGCCTTTGCCGCCTATGCGGGCCCCGACGACGTTTCTTCCCTCATCCCGCAGCTGCCGGACAATGCCGTGCTGCTGCGCTCCCTGACCAAGTTCCATGCCGTGCCCGGCGTGCGCCTGGGCTACTTGGTCACGCGGGCGGAACGGGCACGGCGATGGCGCGGACGGCTGCCCGCCTGGAGCGTCAACGCCTTCGCCCTGGCCGCCGCACAGGCCGTTCTGGCGGACACCTCGGACTTTGCCGAACGGACACGGGACGAGAACCGCCGCCGTCGCGAACATTTGTGCGCCTGCCTGCGCGGCGTGCCCGGCATCACGGTCTTCCCCTCGCTGGCCAACTATGTGCTGTTCCGCTGTGCACAGGCCCCGGCGGACCTGTATGCCCGCCTGCTGCGGGAATACGGCATCGCCGTGCGCGACTGCTCCAATTATCGCGGCCTGGAGGACGGCAGCTGGTTCCGGGCCGCCGTACGGCTGGAAGAAGACCACCAGCGGCTGGCCGATGCCCTGCGCGGCATCCTGCATCCCGCCGCGCCCGTGCCGCCGCGCCCGCGCCCCCGCTGCCCTGCCCTCATGCTGCAGGGCACGTCCTCCGATGCGGGCAAGAGCATCCTGGCCGCCGCCTTTTGCCGCATCCTGCGGCAGGACGGCTTTGACGTGGCCCCGTTCAAGGCCCAGAACATGTCCCTCAATTCCGGGGTGACCGCCCTGGGCGAAGAGATGGGGCGCGCCCAGATCGTCCAGGCCCAGGCGGCCCGCATCGATCCCGAGGCCCTCATGAACCCCGTGCTGCTCAAACCGCATTCGGAGACCGGATCACAGGTCATCGTGCTGGGCAAACCGGCGGGGCACATGCAGGCCCGCGAATACTTCCGCTACAAGGCCGGGCTCTGGCAGACCGTGCGCGATGCCTATGACACGCTGGCCCGACGGCATGAGGTCATGGTCCTGGAAGGGGCAGGCAGCCCCGGCGAGGTGAACCTCAAACAGCACGACATCGTCAACATGCGCATGGCCGCCCATGCGCGGGCCTCGGTGCTGCTGGTGGGCGATATCGACCGCGGCGGGGTCTATGCCTCGCTGCTGGGCACCTGGATGACCCTGGAGCGGCAGGAGCGCTCCCTGCTGGCGGGCTGGCTCGTCAACAAGTTCCGGGGCGACGCCTCCTTCCTGGAACCGGCCCACGCCTATGTGCGGCAGGCCACCGGCATCCCGGTGCTGGGCGTCATCCCCTGGCTGCGCGACATCAACATCCCCGACGAGGACATGGCGGGCTTTCCCTGGTCGCAGGCGGCGGACACCACGCCGCCCCCGCCCGGCATCCTCGACATCGCCGTGGTCATGCCCCGGCATGTGTCCAACTTTACGGACATGACGCCCCTGGCCGCCGAACCGGACGTGCGCCTGCGGGCCGTGCGGCGGGCCGAAGACTGGGGGCAGCCCCATGTGGTCATCCTGCCCGGCACCAAGAGCGTGGCCGCCGACCTGGCCGCGCTGCGGGCCGAAGGCCTGGCCGACCTCATCTGCCGCCATGCGGCCCGGGACGGCTGGCTGCTGGGCATCTGCGGCGGGCTCCAGATGCTGGGACGCGCCATCCTCGACCCGCTGGGGCTGGAGTCAGCCGCGCCTTCCGTGCCCGGCCTCGGGCTCATGGATCTGGAATCCACCTTTGCGGCGGACAAGACGCTGGTCAGCGTGCGCCGGGCGGCCACGCCGCTGCCGGTCATGACCGGCGGCTACGAGATACATCACGGCCAGACCCGGCACGGCCCGTCGGCCCTGCCCCTTTTCGTGCGTGAGGGCGAAGGCGCCCCGGAAGAACGTGTCTGCGGCTATGTGAGCGGCCGCCGCTGGGCCACCTATCTGCACGGCCTGTTCGATGACGACACCTTCCGCCGTGCCTGGCTGGACCATGTTCGGCGGGATGCTGGCCTGGAGCCGCAGGGCCGCCAGCTGGTGCGCTGCGATCTGGAAGCCTCGCTGGACCGCCTGGCCGACGTGGTGCGCCAGAACGTGGACCTGAAGGCCATCTATCAATGTCTGGGCCTGTAGGGGCGGCGTCGTCCCCGCCGTTGCAGCCCTTGTCGCTGATGCCCTTGAGGCCGTTGATGTCCGGGAAGATGATGCCGATGCCGGCACCCTGCCTGCGCATGTCGCGCTGGAAGGCATTGTTGAAGATGCCGGTCAGCTGGTCATGGCAGCTGCCGTCACGGGATGACCGGGGCGCGGCACACGGATGCCGCCGTCACCGGGAAAGAACGTCAGGGCCACCCGCCTTGCGGATGGCCCTGATCGTGCGCCTCCGGCCGCGCAGCCGGCTGGGAGCCGTGCCCCGAAGGCCCCCGGTTTCCTCTCCGGCCGTCGTCAGGCCAGAAAGGAGACGAAATCCTCCACGGGCAGCGGCGGACTGAGCAGATAGCCCTGGACCACGGGACAGCGCAGCCTGCGCAGGATCTCCAGCTGTTCCCTGGTCTCCACGCCCTCGGCGACGGTACGGATGCCCATGTCCCCCGCGGCCTCGATGACCAGACGCAGCAGACGCTGCCGTTTGTCGCTGTCGCCCAGGTCATCCATCAGGCTTTTGTCCAGCTTGAGCTCATCGAAGCCCAGACGCGCCAGGGTCATGAGATTGGCGTAGGCCACGCCGAAATCGTCGATGGCCACCCGGAACCCCCTGGCCCGGATACTGTCCACAGCCTGCTGAAAGGCATGGTAATCCTCCGTACTGGCCGTTTCCGTGACCTCCACCTGCAACAGTCCGGCCGGGATGCCGTGATCCTGCCTGATCTTCTCCAGCCTGCCGGCCACCTCGGGGAAGGCCAGGGTCGTGCGGGAAAAATTCACGGACAGGGGCACCAGCGTCCTGCCCTCATCCCGCCAGCGGCTCAGGCAGGCGCAGACCTTGCCGAACACATGCAGGTCCACCTGCGGCATGGCATAGAGGGATTCCAGCAGGGGGATGAACTGCATGGGCGGGATGACCTTGCCATCGCTCATCAGGCGCAGCAGGATCTCGCCGCCGACCACGGCCCCGTCCTCCACCCGGAACTGGGGCTGGCAATACAGGATGAAAGCGTCCGAGGCCAGCAGCTCGTCCAGACGGCCGGGCCGGGCCAGCTCAAGGACATCGTCCAGCCCGCTCCGGTAGCGTCCGCTCCGGGGCGAAGAACGGTAAAAATCCCGCTTGGCGGCAAACATCCGGGCATCGGCGGCCACCAGGCCCGCAACCGCATCCTCCCCGCGACGCACCCAGGCGCAGCCCACGGAAGCGGTAAAGCCCAGTGTCCCGGCGAACAGGGAACGGACCCGTTCCACATCCCTGCGGAATGCCTGCTCGTCACCCTCCTGCCACAGCAGGGCGAACTCGTCACCGCCCATGCGGTAGACGGCCGTATCCGGCAGCAGCTCATGGACGGAACGGCTCACCGCGGTCAGGGCGGCGTCCCCGCCGTTGTAGCCCTTGCCGTCGTTGATGTCCTTGAGGCCGTTGATGTCCAAAAAAATGATGCCGACGTCGGCATCCTGCTTGTGCACGTCGCGCTGGAAGGCATTGCGGTTGAAGACGCCGGTCAGCTGGTCATGGTAGCTGAGGAAATGCAGCTTGCGCAGCAAATCCCGCCGCCACAGGGAGGAACTGAGGAAAAATTTCATGGACGACAGCAGCACCCGGGACGAATCGACACGTCCGGGCTCCAGGTTGTCCACCCCCACGAAGCCGCGCAGGGTCTTGCCGTTCCAGAGCGGGAACACCAGCAGGGAATGGATGTCCTGACGTTTGAGCTCGGCGTATTCGTCGGGGCTGGTCAGGCGCAGGCTTTCCGGGTCCGTGATCAGGATGGGCTGATGGGCATGGAAATTGGGCATCCAGCGGTCGATGACCCCCACGGGGACATTGGCCAGGGACTCCTTTTGCGGCACCACGCCCTCACGGCACCATTCAAAGGTATTGCGGACGACATCCTCGACGAACTCAAAGATGTAGGCCCTGTCAGCATGCAGATATTCGCCTATGGCGGC
This is a stretch of genomic DNA from Desulfovibrio piger. It encodes these proteins:
- a CDS encoding cobyrinate a,c-diamide synthase translates to MRDFHAFCLAAPRSGEGKTAVAVALMRALARRGLAVQGCKCGPDYIDPTFHALATGRPACNLDTWMMGEAGVRAQWRAAVRGADAAVCEGVMGLLDGRSPDDLSGSTLDCARVLHLPVLLVVSVRGMAASLTALVEGFRQQAARHGVRLAGVIANNAGSPRHADILRQALEKAGLPPLLGALPRHEACRIPERQLGLLPAAESHCDTAWTDRLAELAENHMDLDRLLALTRRPRPSEAPLPAPGQRHRRLAVARDEAFCFYYRANEDALRARGWELVPFSPLRDTALPPQTDALYLGGGYPEAFAARLSANTAMRTAIRDFAAAGGEIYAECGGYMYLCSGLEAAAEGHGLDGERRVWPMCGVLEATARMGRGLRSLGYRDVRFTGGAPLGLPLETCRGHEFHWSHIEPHRPYAPLYDVTDRTGTRPEGVHHGNVRAGYVHLYWGGLADAAADGKTEAAPAAPAPPRTAGQVILLNGPSSAGKSTLARALQEKLLADHGRHSIILSMDDLLRACPGRPGALLQGLAATGLPLTAILHAATAEAAHAGAWVIVDHVLGERPDWITDLWQRLRGIPVLPVQVCCELAELERREKSRTDRAPDWPHAARQARDIHTPLPGELRVDTSRTSPEHCAARILSVLALHGKAMPSPTLEEDPHEA
- a CDS encoding cobyric acid synthase translates to MKPEAHGGDRLRMAALAGRAPDSLLDFSVNVRPEGAPEFLRLALCRALDQISAYPSPHAEEATEAAARVYGLPADCFVFGNGSNELIHLLARVLKEEGIPCAAVIEPAFSEYALACGLAGLEVRHLDGGVRRDGDSDEAMLRRLLSLLADVPARAAVWLANPGNPSGSFLPPASCRRLLEARPDLLWIIDEAFAAYAGPDDVSSLIPQLPDNAVLLRSLTKFHAVPGVRLGYLVTRAERARRWRGRLPAWSVNAFALAAAQAVLADTSDFAERTRDENRRRREHLCACLRGVPGITVFPSLANYVLFRCAQAPADLYARLLREYGIAVRDCSNYRGLEDGSWFRAAVRLEEDHQRLADALRGILHPAAPVPPRPRPRCPALMLQGTSSDAGKSILAAAFCRILRQDGFDVAPFKAQNMSLNSGVTALGEEMGRAQIVQAQAARIDPEALMNPVLLKPHSETGSQVIVLGKPAGHMQAREYFRYKAGLWQTVRDAYDTLARRHEVMVLEGAGSPGEVNLKQHDIVNMRMAAHARASVLLVGDIDRGGVYASLLGTWMTLERQERSLLAGWLVNKFRGDASFLEPAHAYVRQATGIPVLGVIPWLRDINIPDEDMAGFPWSQAADTTPPPPGILDIAVVMPRHVSNFTDMTPLAAEPDVRLRAVRRAEDWGQPHVVILPGTKSVAADLAALRAEGLADLICRHAARDGWLLGICGGLQMLGRAILDPLGLESAAPSVPGLGLMDLESTFAADKTLVSVRRAATPLPVMTGGYEIHHGQTRHGPSALPLFVREGEGAPEERVCGYVSGRRWATYLHGLFDDDTFRRAWLDHVRRDAGLEPQGRQLVRCDLEASLDRLADVVRQNVDLKAIYQCLGL
- a CDS encoding putative bifunctional diguanylate cyclase/phosphodiesterase, whose protein sequence is MSMHEKILDNLQELVYIADMETYELLYYNRALAEEFHIPQGLRGKCHEILQRRQSPCPFCTNSKLSQDGCYVWKFYNPLVRRHFILSDSICEFNGRQVRTEIATDITEHMRLQEQLDRNLSLQNFINHCVRKLYRQDADLPVMIDDVLAAIGEYLHADRAYIFEFVEDVVRNTFEWCREGVVPQKESLANVPVGVIDRWMPNFHAHQPILITDPESLRLTSPDEYAELKRQDIHSLLVFPLWNGKTLRGFVGVDNLEPGRVDSSRVLLSSMKFFLSSSLWRRDLLRKLHFLSYHDQLTGVFNRNAFQRDVHKQDADVGIIFLDINGLKDINDGKGYNGGDAALTAVSRSVHELLPDTAVYRMGGDEFALLWQEGDEQAFRRDVERVRSLFAGTLGFTASVGCAWVRRGEDAVAGLVAADARMFAAKRDFYRSSPRSGRYRSGLDDVLELARPGRLDELLASDAFILYCQPQFRVEDGAVVGGEILLRLMSDGKVIPPMQFIPLLESLYAMPQVDLHVFGKVCACLSRWRDEGRTLVPLSVNFSRTTLAFPEVAGRLEKIRQDHGIPAGLLQVEVTETASTEDYHAFQQAVDSIRARGFRVAIDDFGVAYANLMTLARLGFDELKLDKSLMDDLGDSDKRQRLLRLVIEAAGDMGIRTVAEGVETREQLEILRRLRCPVVQGYLLSPPLPVEDFVSFLA